ATTTGCTTAAATGTCAAATGAGAAACtgtaagagttaattacacaaacgggtcctgtggtttatacataatttcgcctttggttactaacttctttttttaacaggtttaggttctatggtttcaattttgtaatacctttgggtactaacaccaaaattagttaattaatgactaaaatacccttgcatttttttaagtttatcaatgtaacaaaTTTGGGTACCagcacctaattttatttaagtttaaatcaattttacaaaagctatttatttttttattttcattattttattatatctcttaattaacataaactctatttattttttttattttcatatttttattaaatttcttatttaacataaaatctacttgttacaccagtatttctttaaatagattttttaaataaaatctactagctatatagttttatgtaaattaaattttcgttttcaattttggattgaaatgattgataataataaatatctttcatttaaaaaaaattaagccttttttaaactcgtttttttgttcatttacattttactattttagtaagatatttaatttacataaaactatatagctaggtattttagatacaactatatagctaggtagcTTAGATAAAAcgaaaaaaatttaagcctttttaactcgttttttttttgtaaaataaatatttaatttacataaaactatatagctagtagattttactggtgcaactagtaattttatgtaaattaaatatctttctaaaatagtaaaatgtaaatgaacaaaaaacgagttaaaaatggcttaattttttttacatgaaagatattttattattattattattattattattattattattattattattattatcaatcatatatatccaaaattcaaAACAAGTAacgtttacattatttaaaactagtaagaaatttaatttacataaaactatatagctagtagattttatttaaaaactctatttaaaaaaaaatactggagtaacaagtagattttatgttaaataataaatttaataaaaatatgtaaataaaaaaaataaatagactttatgttaattaagagatataataaaaagatgaaaataaaaaaaataaatagattttgtaaaattgatttaaaaataaaattaggtgttagtatccaaatgtgttacattgataaacttaaaaaagtgcaagggtattttagtcattaattaactaattttggtgttagtacccaaaggtgttacaaaattgaaaccatagaacctaaatctgttaaaataaaaagttagtacccaaaggcgaaattaggtattaaccacaggacccatttgtgtaattaactcaaacTGTAATAAATATTGATATGAGTTAGGAGGCGTGTAGTGCACATTTGATCAACTCTGATTTCAGGTACCATGGAACCTCAATTGTTGTATGGGGCAAAGTCTTCGAGCTATGGAGGTTTCAAAAGGATAATACACCTGGTGGGGTTGAGGGGCTAGTCATTTGCTTTTGCTTCTGTTGATTGctactagggctgtaaacgaaccgaacgttcagcgaacagttcgtgaaccgtcaggcgggaagttcgtttatgtttgttcgattagcttaacgaacgttCGGTTAATttgcgaacgaacacgaacacaggtctcgttcgttcgactgcgttcgtgaacgttcggtaatatgttcgtttgattatattaaaaaaataataaataataaacattttatataaacatattgaaaacttgaaaccctattttttttaagttagctaaaatttggttctaagacattttttgtgataattatgtctaagttagttaaactttattcatcgtttggtggtgtTGTAGACtttttgtgttttgatttatcatttgatagTTATATTTcactacttatatccaatgtttaagaataacaatgttttcattttatttattttcaagttaaatgttcgtttgcgtttatttttatttgcttgcgttcgtttgtgttcgagaccggtgttcacgaactgttcgtgaacaattaaatttccttaacgaacgaacacgaacataaacttatgttcgttatgcgttcgtgaacagttcgtaaacatgttaatttccttaacgaacaaacacgaacatgacCTTGTCAGtattcgttcggttcgtttacaaccctaattGCTAGCATATAAACTCTTAAGTAATAACTTAGTTTTGTTCTAACTTTCCTGATGTACTCTTTTCTTGTTATTGTTTTGCTTCTTCATGGGATAATaagcatcatataacgtttgatTTGGGTTTTCATTTTGATTTGCAACTTTTTAGGTATTTTTAGACAGATTTTGTGGATAAATCTGGTTTTAGTTATGTAAACTTGATTTTCAACTTGGTTAACTATAAAATATTTAATTTGTTGTGGTCAGTCTCAAGCTCGTATAAAGAATTAGACCCCCTAACTTTTATTTTGTTTTGGGCTGAAGCCATGTGATCTATCTCTAAAAGGGAGATTTCATTTTGTGGTGTGTGGTGTGTGGTTTGAGGtcaaaattgttgatttgatttaACATACATGAAGACAGTCGCATTCCACAATGTAAAGTTGTTTTAAATCTAAGGTTAAAACTCGCACGCGTTGCGGCGTgtgtacatcgtaaacattgaatgaattattccaaacgttatatgatgcataaCCACATGAAAACACACGTTTCGACGTATCCAGTTAAACTCAGTGTAACCTGTTTAAGCATTGTGATtagatcaaacgtaaagtaaatggaattcatagcgaacaatcataacgtattatatgtgattCAACtaatacatagaaaacgtaacgggtgTGAAGGAAAATATacacatgtaatcgaaagggattaattagagctttcgaaaaaaaaagagaaaaagaaaccataatttgactctaCTCAGTTCGAAAaaaaactttacgaaacatacataaaataaacacgaaaacatattatatttgacctgaatcatttcccaaaaaaaaatCCGTCAAAACGTataacaacttgaatttataccaaaacgtacataaaaatacgcacgtaaaaatggtttctttaaatgAAAACGTagtatatttgacctgactcatcTATAAAAGAAGTTTACGTCagaatgtagaacaaatcatatttatacatacccgtacataaaatataCACGTacaaaatagtttttaagtaaagaaagtataggggtaaaccgaaacaaaatattagtaaaaaaattaataggttaaaaacattCGTAAAacccgtgccaagtagcaccaatgccacaacgacatcgactctcaacatcgtaaaaataaaatagataaaatggtaaaaattacactgaacgaaaatgagactaaaatcgttgaaccacgcacacccgttacagtATCTTAACGCGAATAAATTAACCAGAAACTTAAAACgtacaaaataataacttagtcgatctaggatCCGCCCGTTGCGAGGAAgttttcaaaagggaaaaaatggtCGCGTTGCGACGGGTATGtcaaatataaaaaaatagactaaaaacgttgaacctcacatgcacgctacgacatgttaactcgcagaacttataacgaaacgtaaaacgaaatacttgcgaaagataaaaaagTATAGAGGggccaaagttgtaaataataaagtgtagtgttaaattacaaaagattaaaaaatttttagttaaaagtaaaaatttcgaatgggttaaaatgtaaaagaaaaaactttaaggttgaaagtgaaaaatcaagtttttttttaaaaaaaaaagtcccCAAGCATGGGGTACAAGTCATGATGCACAAACatcttaaaaataaaatagataaaatggtaaaaattacactcAACGAAAATGAGACTaaaacgttgaaccacgcacacccgttacagtgtcttaatgcgaagaaatttaccagaaacgtaaaacgtataaaaaaataacttagtcgatctaggacccgcccgttgcggggaagttttcaaaagggaaaaaatggacgTGTTGCGACGGGTATGTCAAATATAAAAAAGTAGACTAAAAACGTTGAtcctcacatgcacgctacgacatgttaactcgcaaaacttagaacgaaacataaaacgaaaaacttgcgaaagatataAAGTATGGAGGGGCCAAAgctgtaaataataaagtgtagtgttaaattacaaaaaatgaaaaagtttgagTTAAAAGAAAAAATTTCAAATGGGCtaaaatgtaaaagaaaaaacTTTAATGTTGAACATGAaaattcaagtttttttttttaagtccCCAAGCATGGGGTACAAGTCATGATTCACAAGAAACTTGCTAAtttatatatgaaataataaGCTCTTATATAATCTTTTACATGTGTTTTAAGTAGTTTATACTGGTGGGATAACGGTTATCGGACAATTTCAAACTAGCGATGTCAAATAGCAGTCCATTATAGCAGAACCACTATTGTTGGTGTTATTGATCGTTATTTTGGATGTCTTGGTTGATGTGGATTCGAAGAAAGATTTCATTGTTTACGATTAGATCATGTCTTAGATATTGGCGCTCTTGAGTTTTGATATTACTGTTAATATTATACATGTTTTATGTTATATAGGATGGaaatcattacagaacactatttattgcgagaacaaaaaaaacaactctaaatcactaaattttgtgatttaaggttcatattttttgaattttatgtttcttacattcatatgtgtacggttgtaaaacaaggtttccaaggccgagtagtcgctacaagttaggctgccgaggcgactttctctaactccgcctaattactcatAATCGATCAAATTCtctaactccgcctaattactcagaatcgatcaaacgcggtcaAACTCGGCCAAAATCGGATATAGTAGGTCAATTCGAGctgagtttgacttaaaaaataataaaaaagataaTTCATGTGACTATCATATTATATTAAacaatgaatatcattttcacgtattttattataaatattagtaaatttatgtttttagacatatatttaatttctgaaaactaatttctttataatttaacatgtccgagtactccccgagtactctccgcctataCCGAgcactctcaactccccggtcgactgactagggagcgcctagcgacttttacaaccatgtaTATGTGTATGATACATAcataaaaaacatatatttttaccTACACATAGCCTACATACATGTAGCTAATTTAACCTACACATAGCCTACATACATGTAGCTAATTTAACCTACACATACCTATGTATGTGTAGGttatataaaaacataaaatttttcatattttgttatgAATTCTAGTACGAGAAACAAGAAATCTTacatttgtaacattttcatttactttttaggctTTTAGGATTGAAGAAATGCTGACTCATTTTGTTCtacgtgttctcgcaatatttagtatTCTGTATAGAACATTCCCCAAGTTATATATTTATATCTACCAATTCTACATGATATAAAATCTCCGATCTCCTAACCATATAACGATAACCTATATATTAAATATTGACCCATAACCGCTATTTGATTTAGGACCTATGTAAGTGCATAATGTGTTATCGttaatgagttttttttttttttttttggaataacGATTTTTTTGTGTTTGGTCACCGTACTCTCCAAATTGGAGAGCCTCTTCGCCCACTCTGGCCAAACTATGTTGTTTTAACCGGGCACATGCTGACTTCAGAATTTGGCTTGGCCGCTCCTATAGGAAACTATATCACCGGCTGCCACTTAACGGTCGTTGTGCCATCACAAAAGCAAAATTCTCTGGCGTAACACACGACGAGACAGAAAACTTGGGTGGGCTTGGGATTCGAATTGACAACCTCGCGCTAGGTCTAGTTCAAATCATTCATTGCATTAATCCACCAAAAGTCACACAAGTAATAGGGCTGAGCAAATAGTaccggtaccagtaccgaatttATCAAACCGagtacattttcggtaccggtccaGTATGGTACTAGTTCGGTACCGATAATTACCGGTTTTACCCTCAAATAGTAGTACCGAACCCGCTTTTAAGGATTCTCGTTACTGATACCAGTTGACACCGAGTTCATCCCTAACAAGCCAAGTTCACCATTAAAGAATTCAAGCCTCTTGGAGTCATGGATCGTTAATGAGCTTTTAGACATGAGAAACGATTGATTGAAATAtaagataaaaacaaaaacaaaagaaatcaTAATTTCCCCACTTTAGAATAGTGAGAGCccgaaaaaaaaaaacctcactTGGTCACATTTCTCTAACGAAGATCTGAAATGGCGTCACTAGCAAGGCTATCGAGAAAAACCCTAGCCACCGCAATCACCTCCCACCGCCACCTACTCCGCCGCGCTCTCGCCACCGAAGCCGTGGCAAAGGTAACCGAATCACCACCACCAGCACTGCCGATAACGGAATCACCAGATCGAGTGAAATGGGACTACAGAGGCCAGAGGATGATCATTCCGTTAGGTCAGTGGCTCCCGAAGATCGCTGTCGATGCGTATGTTGCTCCTAATGTTGTATTGGCCGGTCAGGTCAACGTGCTTGACGGATCATCCGTCTGGAACGGCGCCGTTTTACGGGGAGATTTGAATAAGATTACTGTTGGATTTTGTTCGAATGTGCAGGAGAAGTGTGTTGTTCATGCCGCTTGGTCATCTCCTACAGGTAGTTATTACTTGTTGAGGTTatatttagggttttgataagtTGTGTACATTGGTGATTCGTGAATATAAGGTGTATTAGTAAGTTTTAGATGGATCTGTTGAATGTTGATTAGGAAATGGATGATTGGATTGAAAAGTTGAGGATTCATGCTAAGTTAGTGAATTAGGGTTTTGTAATTTGGGAATGTGTGCATTAGGTTGAATTATGTTTGCATATTTATCTACTGTTTTCTTACATAGGAAGAATATGTGATTATGCTGGCTGatagagtattattattattttgttggATTAAGATATCAAGGATTAATTTGGTGTAATTTAGGAGTAGGAGTAGAGTAACATCTGCcttaaaaaaaatttaagatTTTGTTTGCAAGTTTTACAATCCATAGATCTAAGCAGTCAATAGCGGTGCTATAGCGGTTAGCGGACCTCAGGGTGTGTAGCGGTCCAAATAGCGGTGGCCTATAGCGGTTCCGCTATTAGCGGCGCTAAATACCGCCATAGCGGTACTGTAGTGGTGCTATAGCGGTGGCCTATAGCGGTTATAGCAGTAACGGTGTTTAATTGTGTTAATTCTTAAATTAAATACTTCAAAGTTACTATTAGTATTTGATTTGCGACAGGTTTTTGACAATGGAATGATATTACTATGaattttgatattactattaatatttttcaaagatatatttatatatatatataaatacataaattATGCATGGTATAAAAATTACCGCTATATCATCGCTATACCACTGCTATAACCTATATATCATATAGCAGACCTTGACCGCTATTCGATTTTGTACCGCTTTAACTGCATAGCCATAGATGTTTACTTCTGAATTGTGCGAGGGGAAAAGAACTCAATAGTATCTTGGGTGAAATGCACATAATTGTTTGTagcctttttctttttcttttttagacTTTTCTTTATCTACGTTTATCTTCGTCTCTCTATGATTATGTTGTCAAGAAAGTATATGGATTGGTAAAGCTTAGGGCCGCCGGTTCATCCCTTTAGATGATGATACCTTCCAGATCATAGGATTTAAAATCTTAAACGCCATATCCCCTTTGCATTCATTCTCTCTAAAATTTAATCTGGGGGATGTTCTTTTCAATGCATTTGAAACAATGAGGATTGCTAGTTTTAGAAATAAGAAAAGTGGAGTGGCTAGCTATTGAGATACTAGTTATAACTTATAACTAATAAGGAGCAAGTAACACTGCTGAGTGAAGGCTTTTTACAAATTTGTTATATAAGGTATTATTTGCAAGTCTAGGTTAAAGGAGTATTGATTGCAAGTATTGGTTAATTGAGGTTgtactttttttttttctaagttaaTGTTCATACCAAGAGTGCTATAATGTTAGTTGCTGGTGTGATCTGACATCAAGCTTCACACATGTTTGATTATTATTTCAATAGTGTTTTGGATTTCAAGTTCATAGTTGCATCATAAACTAAAATAGCCTGCCAAACTCAGAGGACCACATATTATTCTTAttttataaaagagttaattgccattttaggccCTATGGTTTGGGCGattttgctagtttagtccaaaggtttcatttttcttctgtgggtccaaaaaggtttcgccgttgccattttagtccactgtgttaactttatccattttttctgttaaccagaaggcaattcggtcatttatatgtaattctgttaactagcaAAGCAATTCGGctatataaaatgaccgaatcgcccttctcgttaacagaaataatggatgaagttaatctagtggactaaaatggcaacagtgaaacctttttggacccacaagcAAAAAATggaacctttggactaaactggcaaaatgacccaaaccacagggactaaaatggcgtTTAACTCTTtataaaaggttatttttggtAAATACAAATGAGGTTAAATAACAAAGAACGACTTGTTTTTGTAAGCTGCTTGATGATAATAGTTGTTGCTAAAAAATGATGACTCATTGATGATACTAGTAGAATATTTTTAGGTAGAGCCCACAGAGGCAAATTTTTGCTTGGGAATGGAacattaaagaaaataaaattgaGGAAAGATTTTGAATCTCATTTCATTTCAATAAAGGGTTAGATAGCTCGTTGTAAATAGAGTTCAACAGGTGTATTTAAGTATATTTCATGAACAAGGAAGTACAAGATATATATAAAAGACGAAACACTGGTCACCGCCTAAACTAAATACTAGGACCCATTGGGCAATTAATAATTTTACTGTGCTATTGATAATACATGAACAGAAGCAATGCCGTAAAGTGTAGAAAAATTACCTGCGGGAACGCATTTCCAACTCATTCTATCATATGTTTTCAGCATAGTCACCTAATTCGCGGTTCGCTCCGGTACGGGTATGCGGTTCGGGTTCGCAATTCGCTAGATGGGGCGAATTCGGTACGGAGGGGGGTAGGTTCATTTCGGTACGATCCGGTACGGTGTACCATTGAGTCTGGTTCGGTGTaaacaaattaaaacaaaaattactAAATTCATAAATCCAAATAACCAAAATCCAATATTTGGTAatagaaaacataaaaaaagtTCTAATATTCTAAACAGTTAACCAAATTATACACCTATCTTTTATGCTGAATCAAATTATACAACTAAAACCAAATTACTTATCTTTTATGCCAAATCAAAACGGTTAACCAAACTGCTGTTTTATACTTTCATGTACTACAAAGGACAACCAAAAGTCTAAAACAGTTAACCAAATTATATAGAGCATAAATCACCCGCTGAGATACACAAACAGCATAAATAACCAAATTTATACATGATTTTGAAAACGAATTGCTGTGAATTAATTTTGGAAACTGAATATTATGGAAACGAATTGTTGTGAATTGATTTTGGAAACTAAGTATTAGGGAAACGAATTGACTGGTTGTCTGATTATACGGTATTCTCTGTTTTCCTGCCAAAAAAACCCTAAATTCGCAATAATACGATTTCCAAAATTAAGGTACGTATCTAAAACGAACGCTAAATCGAACCCCAAAGCGAATTGAACAAACGAATTGCTTAATCAGATCGACGAATGGAAACCCTAAATTCGCGAATTGGAAGGGTACCAGTTCGTATGCGTATTCCGTACCATACGAAACGTACCAATTCGAAAAACGCGTGATTCCCAGCGAATTAGGTGACTATGGTTTTCAGCATACCATGAACAGTAGACCAAGGGTCCGAAATTGGATTTGTTTTTTATTCAGGATTTACGATTGTTTTACAACAGAAACAATAGACCATTCATTGAGATACTGTCATGTTCTTGGTTTTAAAAGGCACGTCTAGGCGCAAGGCGACCTTGAGCGCAGGTTGCTATGCTTTAGGTAACATTAGGCGAGTGTTTTGCATTAATTGCGCGCTTTAGTGCCTTTCTGGTGAAGCGATGAAGCGATCACTTTATGGAAATGATGGGCAAGATTTAGGGTTTGTTTAAAAAAGATTGTGAATTTAGAGCTTACATGCGATGAAAGAACATCAATAAAGAAGAAACTGTGGCTAATCTAAGCTTACATGCTGATTTGTAGGTAGAAATGAGGTTTGAATGCTGATTTTTAGGTTAGATGGAGAGATGAGGGAGAGAGACGAGATGAGCTGGTGGAATGTGATGGCTGTAATTGATTGTTAGGTTTAAAATTTGTTTACGCTTTCCTTTTTTTCACCTTTTTAACTAAATTACAATTTTCATTCTTAAAAGTTATAGACCCTAGACTTATACTGTTATACATGTTAGTGCATCAAGATGATGTACGTATGGTTTTTAGAT
This is a stretch of genomic DNA from Helianthus annuus cultivar XRQ/B chromosome 16, HanXRQr2.0-SUNRISE, whole genome shotgun sequence. It encodes these proteins:
- the LOC110918531 gene encoding gamma carbonic anhydrase-like 2, mitochondrial produces the protein MASLARLSRKTLATAITSHRHLLRRALATEAVAKVTESPPPALPITESPDRVKWDYRGQRMIIPLGQWLPKIAVDAYVAPNVVLAGQVNVLDGSSVWNGAVLRGDLNKITVGFCSNVQEKCVVHAAWSSPTGLPAETMIERFVTVGAYCLLRSCTIEPECIIGQHSILMEGSLVETHSILEAGSVLAPGRRIPSGELWAGNPARFVRKLTHEETLEIPKLAVAVNDLSKEYFNEYLPYSTVYLEVEKMMKSHGISI